The proteins below are encoded in one region of Tolumonas auensis DSM 9187:
- a CDS encoding ABC transporter substrate-binding protein — protein MPLFHPFFPLSAFLFVFLFCSSVTAQEAPATSAPRLVTVDWTIAETLIELGAPPVGLAQTASYRNWVRAPELPSGVIDIGLRSQPNRELLMQLKPDQILISPMFSTLEPVLSSIAPVTSISMYQPGGDVWEHLYQATRRIASVAGRPEKGEQLLTGLETYLSSLTTCFKKENQRLLIVQFIDDRHMRIYGKQSLFDAVITRMGLSNAWQEETNYWGFSAIGIERLAKYHDAQLVIVEPLPVGVLKQLSQSKIWSALPVVQQKNYVYLPPVWSFGGIASARRFASELAKALLQDRSVPCEG, from the coding sequence ATGCCGTTATTCCATCCCTTTTTTCCCTTGTCGGCTTTTCTGTTTGTGTTCCTGTTTTGTTCATCCGTTACTGCTCAGGAGGCGCCGGCGACATCAGCGCCCAGACTGGTAACGGTAGACTGGACCATCGCAGAAACTTTAATTGAACTCGGTGCTCCACCGGTAGGTCTGGCACAGACGGCGTCTTACCGGAACTGGGTGAGAGCGCCCGAATTACCATCAGGCGTAATCGATATCGGTTTGCGCTCACAACCTAACCGTGAGCTGCTGATGCAACTCAAACCCGATCAGATCCTGATATCGCCCATGTTTTCTACGCTCGAACCTGTGCTTTCTTCTATTGCGCCCGTGACTTCCATATCCATGTATCAACCCGGAGGGGATGTGTGGGAGCATCTTTATCAGGCGACGCGGCGTATTGCCTCTGTTGCAGGCCGGCCAGAAAAGGGAGAGCAACTGCTGACAGGACTGGAAACATATCTTTCATCATTAACAACATGTTTTAAAAAAGAAAATCAGCGATTGCTGATTGTTCAGTTTATTGATGATCGTCATATGCGAATTTATGGAAAGCAAAGTTTATTTGATGCTGTTATCACACGGATGGGACTTTCCAACGCCTGGCAGGAAGAAACCAATTATTGGGGATTCTCCGCCATTGGTATTGAGCGGTTAGCAAAATATCACGATGCACAGCTAGTTATTGTCGAACCTCTGCCGGTCGGTGTTCTGAAGCAATTAAGTCAAAGCAAGATCTGGTCAGCTTTACCGGTGGTTCAGCAAAAAAATTATGTTTATTTACCGCCGGTATGGAGCTTTGGTGGTATTGCCTCTGCGCGCCGTTTTGCATCTGAATTAGCGAAAGCATTATTGCAGGATCGCTCAGTCCCATGCGAAGGATAG
- the argG gene encoding argininosuccinate synthase has protein sequence MTTILKHLPVGERIGIAFSGGLDTSAALLWMRQKGAVPYAYTANLGQPDEEDYDAIPRRAMEYGAENARLIDCRKQLVAEGIAAIQCGAFHNTTAGVAYFNTTPLGRAVTGTMLVAAMKDDGVNIWGDGSTYKGNDIERFYRYGLLTNAELQIYKPWLDTDFIDELGGRQEMSEFMIQAGFDYKMSVEKAYSTDSNILGATHEAKDLEFLNSSVKIVNPIMGVKFWDENVKIPAEEVTIRFERGYPVALNGVTFSDDVELMLEANRIGGRHGLGMSDQIENRIIEAKSRGIYEAPGMALLHIAYERLVTGIHNEDTIELYHAHGRQLGRFLYQGRWFDSQALMLRDASQRWVASAITGEVTLELRRGNDYTILNTVSDNLTYQAERLTMEKGESTFSPDDRIGQLTMRNLDITDTRAKLMNYVETGLLTASAGTGLPQVEKK, from the coding sequence ATGACTACGATTCTCAAGCATCTTCCAGTTGGCGAACGGATTGGTATCGCTTTTTCTGGTGGTCTGGATACCAGTGCAGCACTGCTGTGGATGCGTCAGAAAGGCGCTGTGCCTTACGCTTATACTGCTAACCTGGGTCAGCCAGATGAAGAAGATTATGATGCGATTCCTCGCCGTGCGATGGAATATGGTGCAGAGAACGCCAGATTAATCGACTGCCGCAAGCAGCTGGTAGCAGAAGGTATTGCTGCCATTCAGTGTGGTGCTTTCCATAACACCACTGCCGGTGTTGCCTATTTCAACACTACCCCGCTCGGCCGTGCAGTAACCGGTACTATGCTGGTAGCTGCAATGAAAGATGACGGCGTGAACATCTGGGGTGACGGCAGTACTTATAAAGGCAACGATATCGAGCGTTTCTATCGCTACGGTCTGCTGACTAACGCTGAACTGCAAATATACAAACCTTGGCTGGACACTGACTTCATTGATGAACTGGGTGGTCGTCAGGAAATGTCTGAGTTCATGATCCAGGCCGGTTTTGATTACAAAATGTCAGTAGAAAAAGCATATTCAACTGACTCAAACATCCTGGGTGCCACTCACGAAGCGAAAGATCTGGAATTCCTGAACTCCAGCGTCAAAATCGTTAACCCAATCATGGGCGTTAAATTCTGGGATGAGAACGTCAAGATCCCGGCTGAAGAAGTGACTATCCGTTTTGAACGCGGCTACCCTGTTGCGCTGAACGGCGTGACTTTCAGTGATGATGTTGAACTAATGCTGGAAGCTAACCGCATTGGTGGTCGTCATGGTCTGGGTATGAGCGACCAGATCGAAAACCGCATTATCGAAGCGAAGAGCCGCGGTATTTATGAAGCACCAGGTATGGCGCTGCTGCATATCGCTTACGAACGTCTGGTAACAGGTATTCACAACGAAGACACCATCGAGCTGTACCATGCACATGGTCGTCAGCTGGGTCGTTTCCTGTATCAGGGCCGTTGGTTCGACTCTCAGGCTCTGATGCTGCGTGATGCGTCTCAGCGTTGGGTTGCAAGTGCCATCACCGGTGAAGTGACTTTAGAACTGCGCCGCGGTAATGACTACACCATCCTGAACACAGTGTCAGATAACCTGACCTATCAGGCAGAACGTCTGACAATGGAAAAAGGTGAATCTACGTTCTCACCAGATGATCGTATTGGTCAGCTGACTATGCGTAACCTGGATATCACTGATACCCGTGCAAAACTGATGAACTATGTAGAAACTGGTCTGCTGACCGCTTCTGCTGGTACTGGTCTGCCACAGGTAGAAAAGAAATAA
- a CDS encoding ATP-binding cassette domain-containing protein — MFEMKNVVFDIGCKRLLHSTNIQFAPGKVHGLIGHNGSGKSTLLKLLAQQNKPTAGVIEFDGQSLASWRSKLFARQVAYLPQHLPAGDNLTGRELIAFGRYPWHGLLGQHTQEDAAQVERAIRLTQTERLVDRLVDTLSGGEKQRVWLAMLIAQGSRFLLLDEPLAALDIAHQAEVLTLIQQLSRELGLGIIIVLHDINMAARYCDNLVALHSGRILAQGAPADIMRPDTLAAIYGIAMHIVPNVRNSHPIAVLA, encoded by the coding sequence ATGTTTGAAATGAAGAATGTTGTTTTCGACATTGGCTGTAAGCGGTTGTTGCATTCAACAAACATCCAGTTTGCTCCGGGTAAAGTTCATGGCCTGATCGGACATAACGGATCCGGTAAATCGACATTACTTAAATTACTGGCTCAGCAAAACAAGCCAACAGCGGGTGTCATCGAGTTTGACGGACAATCACTTGCATCATGGCGAAGCAAATTGTTTGCCCGTCAGGTTGCTTATTTACCTCAGCATCTGCCGGCAGGCGATAATCTGACGGGGCGGGAATTGATTGCGTTTGGCCGTTATCCATGGCACGGATTACTGGGCCAGCATACTCAGGAAGATGCGGCTCAGGTTGAGCGTGCAATCCGGCTGACACAAACGGAGCGGTTAGTTGACCGTCTGGTTGATACCTTATCCGGTGGTGAAAAACAGCGGGTTTGGCTGGCCATGCTGATTGCGCAGGGCAGTCGTTTTCTGTTGTTAGATGAACCATTAGCCGCACTTGATATTGCTCATCAGGCGGAGGTGTTAACGCTGATCCAGCAATTAAGCCGGGAGTTGGGGCTGGGCATCATTATTGTGCTGCATGATATTAATATGGCTGCCCGCTATTGCGATAACCTGGTTGCATTACATAGTGGCAGGATCCTGGCGCAGGGTGCGCCTGCCGATATTATGCGACCTGATACCTTGGCCGCTATTTATGGCATCGCTATGCATATTGTGCCGAATGTGCGGAATTCGCATCCGATCGCAGTTCTGGCGTGA
- a CDS encoding LysR family transcriptional regulator: protein MFNRLDYLKFFCTAAKHKTFKDAAIEMNVSPQVITRCIKELEADLGEILFIRSTRSIKISPFGLQFYDKAKAALGLIDQMFIAETNDDLPVRITAPAVICRLFVMPLIQQISAENPDIHFDVRPADTFSDVVEGQIDIGIRVGSQLTSTRFIARSVGKIRHVVVATPELIAKYGIPETPDDLHRLPTTALLDKNKNQVWPWFFSGHPSIIPSKPAFTTDSSDSELAAVQAGLGFGQIAVFMAAPYIKSGELIPVLADYEDQGELDLFLYRPQSGPVPHRTRLVYDAFVKCFSDPDFFQTEYRQKI from the coding sequence ATGTTTAACCGACTCGATTATCTGAAGTTCTTCTGCACTGCAGCCAAACACAAAACGTTTAAAGATGCTGCGATTGAAATGAATGTTTCCCCTCAGGTCATAACCCGGTGCATCAAGGAATTGGAAGCCGATTTAGGTGAGATTTTGTTTATCCGCAGCACCCGCAGCATCAAGATTTCTCCGTTCGGGCTGCAATTTTACGATAAGGCCAAAGCCGCACTCGGCTTGATTGACCAGATGTTTATAGCAGAGACCAATGACGACTTACCAGTCAGAATTACTGCACCAGCTGTTATCTGCCGGTTATTTGTGATGCCACTGATCCAGCAAATTTCTGCGGAAAATCCGGATATTCATTTTGATGTACGTCCGGCAGATACGTTTTCAGACGTTGTAGAAGGTCAGATAGATATTGGCATACGCGTTGGCAGCCAGTTAACCAGCACCCGGTTTATTGCCCGCTCTGTTGGCAAAATCAGGCATGTCGTAGTTGCAACACCGGAACTGATTGCTAAATACGGCATCCCGGAAACCCCCGATGACCTGCATCGTCTCCCGACAACCGCATTGCTGGATAAAAATAAAAATCAGGTTTGGCCATGGTTTTTCTCGGGTCATCCCAGCATTATCCCGTCAAAACCAGCCTTCACTACCGATTCTTCAGACTCCGAACTTGCGGCAGTCCAGGCCGGTCTTGGTTTTGGTCAAATCGCCGTATTTATGGCTGCGCCCTACATCAAAAGTGGCGAACTAATTCCAGTATTGGCAGATTATGAAGATCAGGGGGAATTAGATCTGTTTTTATACCGGCCTCAGAGTGGCCCGGTTCCACACCGAACCCGCCTGGTTTATGATGCATTCGTTAAATGTTTCTCAGATCCGGATTTTTTCCAGACGGAATACCGGCAGAAAATATAG
- a CDS encoding TonB-dependent receptor — protein sequence MPPSDRLQRLRLHPLSVAILSCITLTSGVVFAESKDVKTLDTVTVSDSVLANGNTLESAYAGGQVANAARIGVLGESNANDVPFNVVGYTAELIENQQAETVADVLENDASVQSGFGYGNYAEKFMIRGFELNGEDISFGGLYGVLPRQIVLTDIAERVELFKGSSAFANGVSPSGSGIGGAINIEPKRAAANQKTEVTADYASDGYVAGGLDTGTRFGSNEQFGVRINLKHGEGDTAIDNESRENSSVFVGLDHDSGKSRTSLDVGHQESVVDGGRSVVYAGSSLTEVPDAPDASTNYAPYWASTNLKTNFGMLRNEYDLAKNWTTYAGIGGNDTKESGQYSSPTVLNSQGDASIGRMYVPYWAKSIAGQAGVRGKVETNNVSHQLNMGYSGFFRKTGSAYEMDSYNQATNIYSPADLAYQPTVWSGGDRNDPEVRSRTRAHGISASDTLGFMEDQLLVTLGARYQKIELFNYDYSGSYSDGFSDHDITPVYGVVYKPVEHVSLYANHIEALQPGESAPVGTTNAGNNIGIKRSTQNEVGAKYDNNTLGAGISLFEIEQPNAYINTATNTYGYFGEQRNRGIELSVFGTPADSVRLLSSATFIDSELTKTQDGLNQGNQAVGVAKYRFVTSGEWDIPNLQGWTASARVVHTGSQYLNAANTLELSPWTRLDLGVRYELPLEKQMLTIRANVENVTNENYWASATGGYLTQGDPMTAKLSASVTF from the coding sequence ATGCCCCCATCTGATCGCTTACAACGCTTGCGTCTCCACCCTCTTTCTGTCGCTATTCTAAGTTGCATCACACTGACTTCCGGTGTCGTTTTTGCTGAATCCAAAGACGTAAAAACGCTGGATACAGTCACCGTCAGTGATTCGGTTCTGGCAAATGGCAATACCCTGGAAAGTGCTTATGCCGGTGGTCAGGTAGCCAATGCAGCCCGCATCGGTGTATTAGGCGAAAGCAATGCAAATGACGTCCCATTCAATGTGGTTGGTTACACCGCTGAGCTGATAGAAAACCAGCAGGCTGAAACAGTAGCTGATGTATTGGAAAATGATGCGTCAGTGCAAAGCGGCTTTGGTTATGGCAACTATGCCGAGAAATTCATGATCCGCGGGTTTGAACTCAATGGTGAAGATATCTCCTTTGGCGGTTTGTATGGCGTATTGCCACGGCAAATTGTTTTAACCGATATCGCAGAACGCGTTGAATTATTTAAAGGTTCAAGTGCTTTCGCTAACGGGGTTTCGCCTTCAGGTTCCGGTATCGGTGGGGCCATTAACATTGAACCCAAGCGGGCAGCAGCAAATCAAAAAACGGAAGTCACTGCCGATTATGCTTCTGATGGTTATGTTGCCGGCGGACTTGATACCGGCACCCGCTTCGGTAGCAACGAGCAATTTGGTGTTCGCATAAATCTGAAACATGGTGAAGGCGATACCGCGATCGATAACGAATCACGGGAAAACAGCTCTGTCTTTGTCGGTCTGGATCATGATTCCGGAAAATCCCGCACCTCACTTGATGTCGGACATCAGGAAAGTGTTGTTGATGGCGGACGCTCTGTCGTTTATGCCGGTTCATCCCTCACCGAAGTACCGGATGCACCTGACGCATCCACCAACTACGCCCCTTACTGGGCCAGCACGAATCTTAAAACCAATTTTGGTATGTTGCGCAATGAGTATGATCTTGCGAAAAACTGGACGACTTATGCCGGTATCGGTGGGAATGATACAAAAGAGTCAGGTCAGTACAGCTCGCCTACCGTGCTGAATTCACAAGGCGATGCAAGCATTGGCCGCATGTATGTTCCGTATTGGGCGAAAAGCATTGCTGGTCAGGCAGGTGTCAGAGGAAAAGTTGAAACGAATAATGTCAGTCATCAGCTGAATATGGGCTATTCCGGTTTCTTCCGTAAAACAGGCTCTGCCTATGAAATGGATTCTTACAATCAGGCGACGAACATCTATTCTCCGGCCGATTTGGCTTACCAGCCAACCGTATGGAGTGGCGGTGACAGAAATGATCCGGAAGTCCGTTCACGTACGCGGGCGCATGGGATATCTGCATCAGATACCTTAGGGTTTATGGAAGATCAACTCCTCGTAACATTGGGTGCCCGTTATCAAAAAATAGAGCTGTTTAACTATGATTATTCCGGCAGTTACAGCGATGGTTTCAGCGATCACGATATAACGCCTGTCTATGGTGTTGTGTATAAGCCTGTCGAACATGTCTCTTTATATGCCAACCATATAGAGGCATTACAACCCGGTGAATCCGCACCTGTCGGCACCACGAATGCCGGAAATAACATTGGTATCAAGCGTTCAACCCAGAATGAAGTGGGTGCAAAATATGATAACAATACCCTTGGTGCCGGGATCAGCCTTTTCGAAATCGAACAACCAAATGCTTACATCAATACAGCAACCAATACTTATGGCTATTTTGGTGAGCAGCGTAATCGCGGCATTGAATTGAGTGTTTTCGGCACACCAGCAGATAGTGTCCGGTTATTAAGCAGCGCAACCTTTATTGATTCAGAACTGACTAAAACCCAGGATGGATTAAATCAGGGTAATCAGGCCGTTGGTGTTGCCAAATACCGCTTTGTAACCAGTGGTGAATGGGATATTCCTAATCTGCAGGGCTGGACAGCGTCTGCTCGTGTTGTTCATACCGGTTCTCAATATCTGAATGCGGCAAATACCTTAGAACTGTCACCGTGGACACGCCTCGACCTTGGTGTGCGCTATGAGTTACCGCTGGAAAAACAGATGCTGACCATCCGTGCGAATGTTGAAAATGTCACCAATGAAAATTACTGGGCATCTGCAACCGGTGGGTATCTGACTCAGGGTGATCCGATGACGGCAAAACTTTCCGCTTCTGTAACATTCTGA
- a CDS encoding multidrug ABC transporter permease/ATP-binding protein has product MDLLRVVYRHYRLPFIGILLLSLASAGLGISVIAFINRYLIEHISEPMMVLPQFLGLVLLLMAITLASQLSMTTLGHYFVYQLRNKIIKQILDTDIIRLEQLGSAKLQASLSSDIRNITIAFVRLPELIQGVILTIGAAAYLSWLSPGILAVTAISLIITILGSWYLVSHVYRHLNHVRTAEDQLYKNYQSVIDGRNELALNRDRAKALYELTYQTNASTYRRHIILADTFHLSAVNWSNIMMLAAIGLVFFLANSLGWANSNVAATFSLTLLFLRTPLLQAVGAIPTLLSAQVAFNQLRSLELAEYETGFEVNRIKSSWQTLEFREVHFQYPQTDDKPGFDVGPISLTIHNGEQLFLIGGNGSGKSTFAKLLTGLYTPSSGSVLLDGAMIDIANRQAYRQLFSSVFTDFHLFDELLGPKGEQADPALVEIWLNHLNMKEKLNFDGERITNIQLSQGQKKRLALLLAIAEERDFVLLDEWAADQDPQFRRVFYHELLNYLREMGKTVLAISHDDHYFEKADRLIEMNKGKLTELSGQERALASQDAVSKLG; this is encoded by the coding sequence ATGGATTTGTTACGCGTTGTATATCGCCACTATCGTTTGCCCTTCATTGGTATTTTGTTGCTGAGCTTAGCCAGCGCAGGTCTGGGCATTAGTGTTATTGCATTCATTAACCGGTATCTGATTGAGCATATCAGTGAACCGATGATGGTATTACCGCAGTTCCTCGGTCTGGTGTTGTTACTGATGGCTATTACGCTGGCCTCGCAACTCTCCATGACCACGTTGGGGCACTATTTCGTTTATCAGTTACGCAACAAAATCATCAAGCAGATCCTGGACACAGACATCATCCGCCTTGAGCAATTAGGCAGTGCAAAATTACAAGCCAGTCTGTCCAGTGATATCCGGAATATCACTATCGCCTTCGTTCGGTTACCCGAGCTTATTCAGGGCGTGATTCTGACGATTGGTGCCGCAGCTTATCTGAGCTGGCTGTCACCTGGTATTCTGGCGGTCACGGCAATCAGCCTGATCATCACCATTTTGGGCAGCTGGTATCTGGTATCACATGTCTATCGTCATCTTAACCACGTTCGTACCGCCGAAGATCAATTGTATAAAAATTATCAGTCGGTAATTGATGGCCGCAACGAGCTGGCATTGAATCGCGATCGGGCAAAAGCGTTATATGAGCTGACATATCAGACAAACGCGAGTACTTACCGGCGTCATATTATTCTCGCAGATACTTTTCATCTGAGTGCGGTGAACTGGTCAAATATCATGATGCTGGCGGCAATCGGATTGGTCTTTTTTCTGGCTAATAGTCTGGGCTGGGCCAATAGTAATGTCGCCGCAACCTTTTCGCTGACATTGCTGTTTTTGCGTACGCCGCTTTTACAAGCGGTCGGTGCCATCCCCACTTTACTCAGTGCTCAGGTCGCCTTTAATCAATTGCGGTCGCTGGAGCTCGCGGAGTATGAAACCGGGTTTGAGGTAAACCGGATTAAATCTTCCTGGCAGACATTAGAGTTCCGGGAGGTTCATTTCCAGTATCCGCAAACGGATGATAAACCCGGATTTGATGTCGGCCCGATTTCTCTGACCATTCACAATGGGGAGCAACTATTTCTGATTGGCGGAAATGGCAGTGGTAAATCGACATTCGCCAAGTTGTTAACCGGCCTTTATACCCCATCATCAGGCTCTGTTCTGCTGGATGGTGCCATGATTGATATAGCAAACCGTCAGGCTTACCGGCAGCTGTTTTCTTCTGTTTTCACTGACTTCCATCTGTTTGATGAATTACTGGGTCCGAAGGGCGAGCAGGCAGATCCAGCGTTAGTTGAGATATGGCTTAATCATTTGAATATGAAAGAAAAACTGAATTTTGATGGTGAGAGGATTACAAATATTCAGTTATCTCAGGGGCAAAAAAAGCGTCTGGCACTGTTGCTGGCGATTGCTGAGGAACGGGATTTTGTCTTGCTTGATGAGTGGGCTGCCGATCAGGATCCTCAATTCCGGCGTGTTTTCTATCATGAACTATTGAACTACCTACGGGAGATGGGGAAAACGGTGTTAGCGATCAGTCATGATGATCATTACTTTGAGAAAGCAGACCGTTTAATTGAAATGAACAAGGGGAAATTAACTGAACTATCCGGTCAGGAACGCGCATTAGCGAGTCAGGATGCTGTTTCAAAGCTCGGATAA
- the fhuB gene encoding Fe(3+)-hydroxamate ABC transporter permease FhuB: MNSLSLWHSLFNLDLQDINQVIFYYSWLPRIVIAIICGAALSMAGLLMQQVLRNPLVSPATLGVATGAQLALLMTTLFMPGWLLYGSEWIAMLGGTIAVLLVFALTWRRGLAPLVVVLAGLVVNLYFSSISMTLLLFYQEELKGLMIWGGGSLDQNSWRGVSYLIPRILVVFSLAILLLKPLSVLDLDERSAKSLGVSLRYLRFTALGMAIFLTGCVVSVAGIISFIGLAAPAIAKLLGARTLKQRMVWSPVLGALLLLSTDLLVQLLSDQLPSLIPTGATTALLGAPLLLWLIPRLKMGRQIPPDTQGALVSYRAAAPAKVSAVLLMLLFVSAFVALIAGQGTDGWEVPSWLSLHAAYEWRLPRILAAAAAGILLALAGTIIQRLSGNPMASPELLGISSGAAIGLITTLFLFPSASMIMLCAVGVLSAMAVLAILIVLNHRSGFQSDRVLLTGIAITALFEPLNTILLANNDPRGQQMLAWISGSTYYVDFKSAILVLLFSVAMLFVSRLFIRWLDVLPLGNATVKSIGIDTNQARLVLLVFVAILTVVSTLIVGPLSFVGLLAPHMARLLGLSRAGNQLMGAALLGGILMVLADWAGRQILFPQELPAGLVASLIGGTYFMWILRKA; the protein is encoded by the coding sequence ATGAACTCATTGTCACTCTGGCACTCGCTTTTCAATCTTGATCTGCAGGACATCAACCAGGTCATTTTTTACTACAGCTGGTTACCCCGAATTGTCATTGCCATCATCTGTGGCGCTGCATTAAGTATGGCCGGCCTGTTGATGCAGCAGGTATTGCGGAATCCGCTGGTCTCACCGGCAACACTTGGGGTAGCGACAGGTGCGCAATTAGCGTTGCTGATGACGACCTTGTTTATGCCTGGCTGGTTGTTATACGGCAGTGAATGGATAGCCATGCTGGGCGGCACAATCGCCGTGTTGCTGGTGTTTGCCTTAACCTGGAGAAGAGGTCTGGCGCCGCTGGTTGTTGTTTTGGCTGGTCTGGTTGTAAACCTGTACTTTTCATCAATCAGCATGACATTACTGCTGTTTTATCAGGAAGAGTTAAAGGGCCTGATGATCTGGGGCGGTGGTTCTTTAGACCAGAACAGCTGGCGCGGGGTGTCTTACCTGATCCCCCGGATACTTGTCGTATTCAGCCTCGCTATACTTTTGCTTAAACCGCTATCTGTGCTGGATCTGGATGAGCGAAGTGCCAAAAGCCTGGGTGTTTCATTACGTTATTTGCGTTTTACGGCATTGGGAATGGCCATTTTTCTGACCGGTTGCGTCGTTAGCGTAGCCGGTATTATCAGTTTTATTGGCCTGGCGGCTCCCGCGATCGCAAAACTACTGGGTGCCCGCACTTTAAAACAACGGATGGTATGGTCTCCGGTATTAGGGGCATTATTGCTGCTGAGTACTGATTTGCTGGTACAGCTTTTATCCGATCAACTTCCGTCACTTATTCCGACGGGGGCAACGACGGCGTTATTAGGTGCACCGCTGCTTTTATGGCTTATTCCCCGATTAAAAATGGGACGGCAAATTCCCCCGGATACACAGGGTGCTCTCGTATCGTATCGCGCCGCTGCTCCTGCGAAAGTATCGGCCGTGCTATTGATGTTGCTGTTCGTGTCGGCTTTTGTGGCATTAATTGCAGGACAGGGAACTGACGGATGGGAGGTGCCATCATGGTTATCTTTGCATGCCGCTTATGAATGGCGTTTACCACGCATACTTGCCGCTGCTGCTGCGGGAATTTTACTCGCTTTGGCGGGAACGATCATACAGCGCCTGAGTGGCAATCCGATGGCGAGTCCGGAGTTGTTAGGTATTAGCAGTGGTGCGGCAATTGGTTTGATAACAACGCTTTTTTTATTCCCGTCAGCGTCCATGATAATGTTATGTGCGGTGGGCGTACTGAGTGCAATGGCCGTTTTGGCAATACTCATTGTGTTAAACCACCGGAGCGGTTTTCAGTCTGATCGGGTATTACTTACCGGTATTGCTATAACGGCTTTATTTGAACCGCTGAACACCATCCTGCTGGCTAATAATGATCCTCGCGGACAGCAAATGCTCGCCTGGATCTCTGGATCCACCTATTACGTTGACTTTAAATCAGCCATTCTGGTCCTGCTGTTTTCTGTGGCCATGCTGTTTGTCAGCCGTTTATTCATTCGCTGGCTGGATGTATTACCGCTGGGCAATGCGACCGTAAAATCGATTGGCATTGATACGAATCAGGCCCGTCTGGTACTACTGGTCTTTGTGGCGATATTAACGGTCGTTTCTACTCTGATTGTTGGTCCGCTTTCCTTTGTCGGATTATTGGCACCGCACATGGCTCGCCTGTTAGGGTTATCCCGGGCCGGAAATCAGTTGATGGGGGCGGCATTGCTGGGTGGCATTCTGATGGTATTAGCGGATTGGGCGGGTCGCCAGATCCTCTTTCCGCAAGAATTACCTGCCGGGCTGGTTGCCTCACTCATCGGGGGTACTTACTTTATGTGGATTTTACGGAAGGCATAA